The genomic segment ATCCTGCTTATAGGGCTTGCCCGGTCTTGTTGCCGTACCCACGCGCAGATTTTCTTCAATGGTCAGATATTTAAAAGGCTGGCGGCCTTCCAGCACCTGAATGATACCCTGGCGGGTAATAAATTCCGGCGCCTGGTTTTGAATGTTCACGCCGTTGCAAATGATATCGCCATCCGTCACTTCGCCGTTTTCCGGTTTCAGCAAACCGGAAATCGCCTTGAGCGTGGTGGTCTTCCCTGCGCCGTTGCTGCCCAGAAGCGACACAATATGCCCCCGTTCCACCGTCAGCGACACGCCTTTCAGCACCTGAATGACGTTGGAATAAACGACGGAAATGTTATTGAGTTGTAAAAGAATGTCTCCCATATGTTATCCTACCTAACCCCGCTATGCGGGATAAGTGCGTTAACGAAATTATTTTCTCCAATCATTTGCGGAAAATAATTTCTAACTTACTAATACGAAAACGGCCAGAGCCGGAAATTTGAACGCACAATCCGCCACAATTCAGCGAGCCCCTTCGGTTCCAGCAGAATGAACAGGACAATGGCCAGACCGAAAACAAACTCACGAAGCGGCGCCATATTCAACCCCATGCTGGTGATCACACCAACGTTCATCAGCGACCCCGTCGCGAATCGCAAAACCTCATTCAGAATGGTAATGAAGGTCGCGCCGAAAATTGCGCCGGGAATGTTGCCCATGCCGCCGATAATAACCATGGCGATAAACTCCACCGAAAGCCCCAGATTGAATGGTTCGGTGGTAATGCTGACCATGTAATAAGCCCAGAGGGCGCCGGCAAATCCGGCATAGAACGAGCTGATGGCAAACGACAGCAGTTTATACTTGAAAATGGGAATTCCCATTCCTTCCGCAGCGCGGTCATTGTCGCGGATGGCAATAAACGCCCGTCCGTACTTGCTGCGCATGATATTAACGGCAAACCAGGTCATCGAAACGAGGCAAACGAAAATCAAAAAGAAAAAAGCTTTATCGCCTGCAATATCCCAACCCAGAATACTGGGGCCGGGCAATGTAATGCCCATGGTTCCCTTGGTGAGGCTTTCCCACTGAATCAGCACATATTCAATAATGATTTGCCCGGCGAGCGTCGCAATCGTCAAATAAAGCCCTTTCAGCCGGCCGGATGGAATACCGAAGATCATACCGATCATGGCGGTAACCAGACCGGCTGCGGGAATGGACAGGTAAAACGGCACATCCAGACGCGTCGCCAGGATCGCCGCGGCATAAGCGCCAACGCCGAAGAACGCCCCATGCCCCAGAGAGATCTGCCCGGTGTAGCCAACGAGGATATTGAGGCCTATCGCGGCAATCGCCAGAATGCCGATGGTGTTTAAAATGTAAAGCAGATAAGAGCTTAAAAATAATGGCGCGAGTCCGAAAAGCAGAATCAGAAAGCCGCCCATGCAGCACCTGCCGAACCAGGTTTCGAAGATGGATAATTCCTCGGCGTAATTT from the Deltaproteobacteria bacterium HGW-Deltaproteobacteria-6 genome contains:
- a CDS encoding branched-chain amino acid ABC transporter permease → MKKLSFHPCGNYRENYAEELSIFETWFGRCCMGGFLILLFGLAPLFLSSYLLYILNTIGILAIAAIGLNILVGYTGQISLGHGAFFGVGAYAAAILATRLDVPFYLSIPAAGLVTAMIGMIFGIPSGRLKGLYLTIATLAGQIIIEYVLIQWESLTKGTMGITLPGPSILGWDIAGDKAFFFLIFVCLVSMTWFAVNIMRSKYGRAFIAIRDNDRAAEGMGIPIFKYKLLSFAISSFYAGFAGALWAYYMVSITTEPFNLGLSVEFIAMVIIGGMGNIPGAIFGATFITILNEVLRFATGSLMNVGVITSMGLNMAPLREFVFGLAIVLFILLEPKGLAELWRIVRSNFRLWPFSY